From Lampris incognitus isolate fLamInc1 chromosome 13, fLamInc1.hap2, whole genome shotgun sequence, one genomic window encodes:
- the LOC130122492 gene encoding zinc finger BED domain-containing protein 5-like, with translation MAGDIVQQVTDKLKRAGSFSVQLDESTDVNGEAQLVMFARFKDDTVNDIVEHIVFCKPLPEKATGEDIFNLIDCFFTEHALDRKRCSHVCTDGAASMTGWHRGVVSRIRQVNPNIQSMHCIIHREALASKRMSPELDSVLTDAVKVINFIKSRPLNARLFHKLCDETGGDHHQLLLHTDVRWLSRGKTLQRLWELREQVRDFLSEHGHPLAAKLEDQTWLAHLAYLADVFGRLNELNTSLQGDDKTVLQMFDKVSAFMRKTDLWLRRCEKGDVSNFPQLNSWIADMKQNMKQNILKTVKMHLAKLSAEFQSYFPDIEDMCNRHDWIRRPFMPSSMDTAPEQFHESLIDLSSDSGFRLKFSETSLTQFWCCVEKEYPELAKEALYQLEPFGSTYLCEVTFSALTHIKTKQRNRLQERGNITAVATIQPRLQKLMSGRQVQVSH, from the coding sequence ATGGCTGGTGACATTGTTCAGCAGGTGACCGATAAACTGAAAAGAGCGGGCTCTTTTTCAGTACAGCTAGACGAGTCTACTGATGTGAATGGAGAAGCCCAGTTGGTCATGTTTGCTCGTTTCAAAGATGACACAGTCAACGATATAGTTGAACACATCGTCTTCTGCAAGCCACTACCTGAAAAAGCTACGGGTGAGGACATTTTTAATCTGATTGACTGTTTTTTCACGGAGCACGCGTTGGACCGGAAGCGCTGCTCGCATGTATGCACAGACGGGGCAGCGTCTATGACAGGTTGGCACCGCGGAGTTGTCTCTCGCATCAGGCAGGTAAACCCCAACATCCAAAGCATGCACTGCATAATTCACAGAGAAGCGTTGGCTTCAAAACGCATGAGCCCAGAACTGGACAGTGTTTTGACTGACGCTGTGAAAGTGATTAACTTCATTAAATCACGACCTCTCAACGCAAGACTGTTCCACAAGCTGTGCGACGAAACAGGCGGTGACCATCATCAGCTGCTGCTACATACAGACGTACGTTGGCTATCAAGGGGGAAAACACTACAGAGACTATGGGAACTGAGAGAGCAGGTGCGCGATTTCCTCTCCGAGCATGGACATCCTCTGGCTGCTAAACTTGAAGACCAGACCTGGTTGGCTCACCTGGCTTACCTTGCTGATGTTTTTGGCCGTCTGAATGAGTTGAACACGAGCTTGCAAGGTGATGATAAAACTGTTCTTCAGATGTTTGATAAAGTTTCAGCATTCATGAGGAAAACTGACCTCTGGTTGAGACGGTGTGAAAAGGGGGATGTCAGTAATTTCCCTCAGCTTAACTCTTGGATAGCTGACATGAAACAGAACATGAagcagaacattttgaaaactgtaaaaatgcacCTGGCCAAACTGTCAGCTGAGTTTCAATCCTACTTCCCAGACATTGAGGACATGTGTAATAGACATGACTGGATACGCAGGCCATTCATGCCCAGCAGCATGGATACAGCACCAGAGCAATTCCATGAGAGCCTCATTGACCTGTCTTCAGACAGTGGCTTCAGACTGAAGTTTTCAGAGACATCACTAACACAGTTTTGGTGCTGTGTGGAGAAGGAGTACCCAGAGCTTGCAAAAGAGGCTCTCTACCAGTTGGAGCCATTCGGGTCTACATACTTGTGTGAGGTCACTTTCTCAGCTCTGACACACATAAAgaccaaacagagaaacagacttcAAGAGAGAGGTAACATTACAGCTGTTGCCACTATTCAACCCAGGTTACAGAAACTCATGAGCGGCAGACAAGTACAAGTGTCTCACTAA